A genomic segment from Rhodospirillum centenum SW encodes:
- a CDS encoding glycosyltransferase, translated as MILIAWCALGLALLPLLLGLWNLVLFRAPPAARSAPVSGVSVLIPARNEEANIGDAVRSVLASRDIELEVVVLDDHSTDGTAAIVRDLAAADPRVRLEMAPPLPAGWSGKQHACRVLADRARFDLLLFLDADVRLSPGAVGRIAAALGTRDVALTSGFPRELTGSLPEHLVIPWIHVLLLGYLPMAFMRLLPTAVGFGTGCGQLMLARRQAYMAADGHAAIRASLHDGVKLPRAFRRAGFGTDLFDATDLATCRMYRGWKEVWPGFSKNATEGMATPVALPVWTVLIGGGHILPWLLAPGGWVAGAGTVALLGLGGIAANLAWRALLAWRFRQSWTGVLLHPVGAGVLLAIQWGALLRRGRPAEWRGRSYSAV; from the coding sequence TTGATCCTGATTGCCTGGTGCGCCCTGGGGCTGGCGCTGCTGCCGCTGCTGCTGGGGCTCTGGAACCTTGTGCTGTTCCGCGCGCCGCCGGCGGCCCGGTCCGCTCCGGTCTCCGGCGTGTCCGTGCTGATCCCGGCCCGCAACGAGGAGGCCAACATCGGCGATGCCGTGCGCAGCGTGCTGGCCTCCCGCGACATCGAGCTTGAGGTCGTCGTGCTCGACGACCATTCGACGGACGGAACGGCGGCCATCGTCAGGGACCTGGCAGCCGCCGACCCCCGTGTCCGGCTGGAGATGGCGCCGCCGCTGCCGGCGGGGTGGTCGGGCAAGCAGCATGCCTGCCGGGTGCTGGCGGACCGGGCGCGTTTCGACCTCCTGCTGTTCCTGGATGCCGATGTGCGGCTGTCGCCCGGGGCCGTCGGCCGCATCGCGGCTGCTCTGGGAACCCGCGACGTCGCCCTGACGAGCGGCTTCCCGCGCGAGCTTACGGGCAGCCTGCCCGAGCATCTGGTGATCCCCTGGATCCATGTCCTGCTGCTGGGCTACCTGCCGATGGCCTTCATGCGCCTGCTGCCCACCGCCGTGGGCTTCGGCACCGGCTGCGGTCAGTTGATGCTGGCACGCAGGCAGGCCTATATGGCAGCAGATGGGCACGCTGCCATCCGTGCCAGTCTGCATGACGGGGTGAAGCTGCCGCGGGCCTTCCGCCGTGCCGGCTTCGGCACCGACCTGTTCGACGCCACGGACCTTGCCACCTGCCGCATGTACCGGGGCTGGAAGGAGGTCTGGCCGGGTTTCTCCAAGAACGCGACGGAAGGCATGGCGACGCCCGTGGCGCTGCCGGTCTGGACCGTACTGATCGGCGGTGGCCATATCCTGCCCTGGCTGCTGGCTCCGGGCGGCTGGGTCGCCGGAGCCGGGACGGTGGCGCTTCTGGGCCTGGGCGGCATCGCTGCCAATCTGGCGTGGCGGGCGCTGCTGGCGTGGCGCTTCCGCCAGAGCTGGACCGGGGTGCTGTTGCATCCCGTGGGCGCCGGGGTGCTGCTGGCGATCCAGTGGGGCGCCCTGTTGCGGCGTGGGCGCCCGGCGGAATGGCGTGGCCGGAGCTACTCCGCCGTCTGA
- a CDS encoding lysophospholipid acyltransferase family protein, with protein sequence MPTDLPDPDALRSPLLVRFFSRVMARHMASGFHAVRLMRPGVPALPADRPVIVYCNHPSWWDPAFLILLASRAFPERRSFGPMDAAALVRYRFMARIGLFPVEPDTAAGAVAFMKVGQSLLSRPDAMLWVTAEGRFTDPRARPVRLRGGIAHLACRLERVTLLPLALEYPFWEERTPEALARFGTPLLTEPGSGLTPARLQEMLEDRLEAAMDDLALAARSRDPDRFATLLRGRTGVGGVYDLWRRCKAWVRGERFDPAHGSAAAGTAGRKEPTS encoded by the coding sequence TTGCCGACTGATCTGCCCGATCCGGATGCGCTGCGCTCGCCGCTGCTGGTCCGTTTCTTCAGCCGCGTGATGGCCCGGCACATGGCGTCCGGCTTCCATGCCGTGCGCCTGATGCGGCCCGGCGTACCCGCCCTGCCGGCCGACCGGCCGGTGATCGTCTACTGCAACCATCCCTCCTGGTGGGACCCGGCTTTCCTGATCCTGCTGGCATCGCGGGCCTTTCCCGAACGGCGCAGTTTCGGCCCGATGGATGCGGCGGCCCTGGTCCGTTACCGCTTCATGGCCCGCATCGGCCTGTTCCCCGTCGAACCCGACACGGCTGCCGGCGCCGTCGCCTTCATGAAGGTCGGACAGTCCTTGCTGTCCCGGCCCGACGCCATGCTGTGGGTTACGGCGGAAGGCCGGTTCACCGATCCCCGCGCGCGGCCGGTGCGGCTGCGCGGTGGAATCGCCCATCTCGCCTGCCGGCTGGAGCGGGTGACGCTGCTGCCATTGGCGCTGGAATACCCGTTCTGGGAGGAGCGGACGCCCGAGGCGCTGGCCCGGTTCGGCACACCGCTGCTGACGGAGCCGGGCAGCGGCCTGACGCCGGCGCGCTTGCAGGAGATGCTGGAGGACCGGCTGGAGGCCGCCATGGACGATCTGGCCCTCGCGGCCCGGAGCCGGGACCCTGACCGCTTCGCCACGCTGCTGCGGGGGCGGACTGGTGTGGGCGGTGTCTACGACCTGTGGCGCCGTTGCAAGGCCTGGGTCCGTGGAGAGCGTTTCGATCCTGCCCACGGGAGCGCCGCAGCAGGGACGGCCGGACGGAAGGAACCGACATCTTGA
- a CDS encoding NAD-dependent epimerase/dehydratase family protein, protein MKVLVTGVAGFIGFHLAQALLDRGDTVVGVDNLNDYYSTALKQDRLALLRQREGFHFQHLNIADRDGMAALAAAHPDTAAIAHLAAQAGVRYSLTDPFAYVESNLMGHVVMLETARRFEGLRHLVYASSSSVYGLSEAHPFSLDDRADRPASLYGATKRADELISHSYSHIHRIPQTGLRFFTVYGPWGRPDMALFLFTRAILAGEPIELFNHGRLQRDFTYIDDIIAGVVRALDRPPPVVEGAVPHRVFNLGNNTPVELERFVAVLEDALGLKARRHLAPMQPGDVLSTHADIEESRRVLGFEPSTPIEAGIGRFVDWYRAYYRV, encoded by the coding sequence ATGAAGGTACTTGTCACGGGCGTCGCGGGGTTCATCGGTTTCCATCTGGCCCAGGCCCTGCTGGACCGCGGCGACACTGTCGTCGGCGTGGACAACCTCAACGACTACTACTCCACCGCCCTGAAGCAGGACCGGCTGGCCCTGCTCCGGCAGCGGGAGGGGTTCCACTTCCAGCATCTGAACATCGCCGACCGCGACGGCATGGCGGCGCTGGCGGCGGCCCACCCCGACACCGCCGCGATCGCCCATCTGGCAGCGCAGGCCGGCGTGCGCTATTCGCTGACCGACCCTTTCGCCTATGTCGAATCGAACCTGATGGGCCATGTCGTCATGCTGGAGACGGCACGGCGGTTCGAAGGGTTGCGTCACCTCGTCTACGCTTCCTCCTCCTCGGTCTACGGACTCAGCGAGGCGCATCCTTTTTCCCTCGACGACAGGGCGGACCGTCCGGCTTCGCTCTACGGAGCGACCAAGCGGGCCGATGAGCTGATCAGCCATTCCTACAGCCACATCCACCGCATTCCACAGACAGGCCTGCGCTTCTTCACGGTCTACGGCCCCTGGGGACGTCCGGACATGGCGCTGTTCCTGTTCACCCGCGCCATCCTGGCGGGGGAGCCGATCGAGCTGTTCAACCATGGCAGGCTTCAGCGCGACTTCACCTACATCGACGATATCATCGCCGGCGTGGTGCGCGCCCTCGACCGCCCGCCGCCGGTGGTAGAGGGGGCCGTGCCGCACCGGGTGTTCAACCTGGGCAACAACACGCCCGTGGAACTGGAGCGCTTCGTCGCCGTGCTGGAGGATGCGCTGGGTCTGAAGGCGCGGCGGCACCTCGCACCGATGCAGCCGGGCGACGTGCTTTCGACTCATGCGGACATCGAGGAAAGCCGGCGCGTGCTGGGTTTCGAGCCCAGCACGCCGATTGAGGCCGGCATCGGGCGCTTCGTGGACTGGTATCGGGCCTACTACCGGGTCTGA
- a CDS encoding SAM-dependent methyltransferase, whose protein sequence is MDIPRIFNITESAHRIHNPITPGKLAILGAALRLEAGTRVLDLGSGSGEMLCTWARDHGITGTGIDMSRLFTEQAKRRAVELGVADRVTFIHGDAAGHVAEEKVGVAACVGATWIAGGVAGTVELLAQSLRAGGIILIGEPYWRQVPATEEIAKGCLATAISDFLTLPDLLASFGHLGYDVVEMVLADQDGWDRYEAAKWLTMRRWLETNPDDGMAEEVRARLTSEPVRYAAYTREFLGWGVFALMPRY, encoded by the coding sequence GTGGACATCCCTCGCATATTCAACATCACTGAAAGCGCCCACCGCATTCATAACCCGATCACCCCCGGAAAGCTCGCCATTCTCGGCGCGGCACTGCGTCTGGAAGCCGGGACCCGGGTTCTCGACCTCGGCAGCGGATCGGGGGAGATGCTCTGCACCTGGGCGCGCGATCACGGCATCACGGGCACCGGCATCGACATGAGCCGGTTGTTCACCGAGCAGGCGAAACGGCGCGCCGTGGAACTCGGCGTCGCCGACCGGGTCACCTTCATCCATGGCGATGCGGCCGGCCATGTCGCCGAGGAGAAGGTCGGTGTGGCGGCCTGTGTCGGTGCCACCTGGATCGCCGGCGGGGTCGCCGGCACCGTCGAGCTTCTGGCGCAGAGCCTGCGCGCCGGAGGGATCATCCTGATCGGTGAGCCTTACTGGCGACAGGTGCCGGCGACCGAGGAGATCGCCAAGGGGTGTCTCGCCACCGCCATCTCCGACTTCCTCACGCTGCCCGACCTTCTCGCGTCTTTCGGCCACCTCGGCTATGACGTCGTCGAAATGGTCCTGGCCGACCAGGACGGCTGGGACCGGTACGAGGCGGCGAAATGGCTCACCATGCGCCGGTGGCTTGAGACGAACCCCGACGACGGAATGGCGGAAGAAGTCCGGGCCCGACTGACCTCGGAACCCGTGCGCTACGCCGCTTACACGCGGGAGTTTCTGGGCTGGGGGGTGTTCGCACTGATGCCACGGTACTGA
- a CDS encoding LysR family transcriptional regulator produces MNLRQLQHFAALAETGSVRRTSARLNLSQPALSKSLRALEEDLGVVLFDRLPRGLRLTPVGAWLLSRSVPLLSEARQIRNEIELIRRQAGSEVRIAAGTVLCASLIPRSLARLREVAPSIRGIVSAGYWDDQKTMLLNAEIDFLVADARDLEDIAEFELARLPVEPICAFARPGHPLAGRRGLTPADLRGHDAAGLTRLPKGLERVLRDLPDLPVGGGSAVGSDDFGLLRTVAAGSDLLLFAPPGAVSDQTGRGELVRLDLSLPVEVQTHFAIVWRRDRGLSPSAELLKRTILECAALPPPVSPSPAAAAHAPRSAPAATAETV; encoded by the coding sequence ATGAACCTCCGCCAGCTTCAGCATTTCGCCGCCCTTGCGGAAACGGGCAGTGTGCGGCGGACCAGCGCCCGGCTCAACCTCTCGCAGCCCGCCCTGTCCAAGAGCCTCCGCGCGCTGGAGGAGGATCTCGGCGTCGTCCTGTTCGACCGCCTGCCGCGGGGGCTGCGCCTGACCCCCGTGGGTGCCTGGCTGCTGTCGCGCTCCGTGCCGCTGCTGTCCGAAGCCCGGCAGATCCGCAACGAGATCGAGCTGATCCGCCGGCAGGCCGGCAGCGAGGTCCGCATCGCCGCAGGGACCGTGCTCTGCGCGTCGCTGATCCCGCGCAGCCTCGCCCGCCTGCGCGAGGTGGCCCCCAGCATCCGCGGCATCGTCAGCGCAGGATACTGGGACGACCAGAAGACCATGCTGCTGAACGCGGAGATCGACTTCCTGGTGGCCGACGCCCGCGACCTGGAGGACATCGCGGAGTTCGAGCTGGCGCGGCTGCCGGTGGAGCCGATCTGCGCCTTCGCCCGGCCCGGCCATCCGCTGGCCGGGCGCCGGGGCCTGACACCCGCCGATCTGCGGGGCCATGACGCTGCCGGCCTGACGCGGCTGCCCAAGGGGCTGGAGCGGGTTCTGCGCGACCTGCCGGACCTGCCGGTGGGCGGCGGCTCCGCCGTCGGCAGCGATGATTTCGGCCTGCTGCGCACGGTGGCGGCCGGGTCCGACCTGCTGCTGTTCGCCCCGCCCGGCGCCGTCAGCGATCAGACGGGGCGGGGCGAACTGGTGCGCCTGGACCTTTCCCTGCCGGTGGAGGTGCAGACGCACTTCGCCATCGTCTGGCGGCGGGACCGCGGCCTCTCCCCCTCGGCGGAGCTGCTGAAGCGCACGATCCTGGAATGCGCCGCCCTGCCCCCGCCGGTCAGCCCGTCACCCGCCGCAGCAGCGCACGCCCCGCGAAGCGCACCCGCTGCGACAGCGGAAACCGTTTGA
- a CDS encoding thiamine pyrophosphate-binding protein, whose translation MKKTAAWLAVHAMEQLGIRFTFGIPGVHNTELYDELNSSETVTPVLVTHEGGGAFMADAVSRAADDTVGALAIVPAAGITHAASGIGESFLGGIPMLIFSGGIRTDTGRRFQLHEIDQLRLIEPLTKAAFRVERHEDVVPTIHEAYRIATGGQPGPVLVEIPVNLQLFPGEVGELPRWTPPPPPASPDPEAVRRAADLLLAARRPGLFVGWGARGAQAEVAAIAEFLQAPVSTTLQGLASFPADHPLHAGFGFSGSAVPAARNAFEGCDGMLAVGTRFGEIPTGSFSAEVPAGLVHVDICADVIGANYPAAVGIVGDARTVLAALLEELRARGKPAPDTGLADRLARDRRAWREEWYAHDSKGRVNPARFFDELRRQMPDDAVTVLDDGNHTFLTAELFPIHRGGRVLTPTDFNAMGYAVPAAIGAKLAQPGKEVFAIVGDGCFLMTCMEIMTATARGLGVIYFVFSDGELSQIAQAQEIPYNRKPCTVLAGADLEGVARATGAAHVAMQNGDRIADAIAEARRLAATGRPVIVDVAIDYSKRTAFTAGTAKSTFKRFPLSQRVRFAGRALLRRVTG comes from the coding sequence ATGAAGAAGACGGCGGCCTGGCTGGCGGTCCACGCCATGGAACAGCTCGGGATCAGGTTCACCTTCGGCATTCCCGGCGTCCACAACACCGAACTGTACGACGAGCTGAACAGCAGCGAGACGGTGACGCCGGTGCTGGTGACGCATGAGGGCGGCGGCGCCTTCATGGCCGATGCCGTCAGCCGGGCCGCGGACGACACGGTCGGGGCGCTGGCCATCGTGCCGGCCGCCGGCATCACCCATGCCGCGAGCGGCATCGGCGAGTCCTTCCTGGGCGGCATCCCGATGCTGATCTTCTCCGGCGGCATCCGGACGGACACCGGCCGCCGTTTCCAGCTCCACGAGATCGACCAGCTCCGCCTGATCGAGCCGCTGACCAAGGCGGCGTTCCGGGTGGAGCGGCACGAGGACGTGGTGCCGACGATCCATGAGGCGTACCGGATCGCCACGGGCGGCCAGCCCGGCCCGGTGCTGGTGGAGATCCCGGTCAACCTCCAGCTCTTCCCCGGCGAGGTCGGCGAGTTGCCGCGCTGGACGCCCCCGCCGCCGCCCGCTTCCCCCGATCCGGAGGCGGTGCGCCGGGCCGCCGACCTGCTGCTGGCGGCCCGCAGGCCGGGCCTGTTCGTCGGCTGGGGCGCGCGCGGGGCACAGGCGGAGGTGGCGGCCATCGCGGAGTTCCTCCAGGCGCCGGTCAGTACCACGCTCCAGGGGCTGGCGAGCTTCCCGGCCGATCATCCGCTGCATGCCGGCTTCGGCTTCAGCGGCTCCGCCGTGCCGGCGGCCCGCAACGCCTTCGAGGGCTGCGACGGCATGCTGGCCGTGGGCACCCGCTTCGGGGAGATCCCGACCGGCAGCTTCAGCGCGGAGGTGCCGGCGGGTTTGGTCCATGTCGACATCTGCGCCGACGTGATCGGGGCGAACTACCCGGCCGCGGTCGGCATCGTGGGTGACGCCCGGACCGTGCTGGCCGCCCTGCTGGAGGAGCTTCGGGCGCGCGGGAAACCGGCGCCGGACACGGGGCTCGCAGACCGCCTCGCGCGCGACCGGCGGGCCTGGCGGGAGGAGTGGTACGCCCATGACAGCAAGGGCCGGGTCAACCCGGCGCGCTTCTTCGACGAGCTGCGCCGGCAGATGCCCGACGATGCCGTCACCGTGCTGGACGACGGCAACCACACCTTCCTGACGGCGGAGCTGTTCCCGATCCACCGCGGCGGGCGGGTGCTGACGCCGACCGACTTCAACGCCATGGGCTACGCGGTGCCGGCCGCCATCGGGGCCAAGCTGGCGCAGCCGGGGAAGGAGGTGTTCGCCATCGTCGGCGACGGCTGCTTCCTGATGACCTGCATGGAGATCATGACGGCGACGGCGCGCGGCCTGGGCGTCATCTACTTCGTCTTCAGCGACGGGGAACTGTCGCAGATCGCCCAGGCGCAGGAGATCCCCTATAACCGCAAGCCCTGCACCGTGCTGGCCGGCGCCGACCTGGAGGGGGTGGCGCGCGCCACCGGGGCGGCGCATGTGGCGATGCAGAACGGCGACCGCATCGCCGACGCCATCGCCGAGGCGCGCCGGCTGGCCGCGACCGGCCGGCCGGTGATCGTCGATGTCGCCATCGACTACAGCAAGCGCACCGCCTTCACCGCCGGCACGGCCAAGTCCACCTTCAAACGGTTTCCGCTGTCGCAGCGGGTGCGCTTCGCGGGGCGTGCGCTGCTGCGGCGGGTGACGGGCTGA
- a CDS encoding FAD-binding dehydrogenase gives MQQYRSDVLVIGGGLAGIVTALELLSAGRSVTLLDRDRKDAFGGQAKESFGGILLVGTPEQRRTGIRDTPDLALRDWLSFGAFGREAEAERWPRRWAEAYVHESEGEIYRWLRARDIGFLPVPLWVERGEQGDGNSVPRWHVTWGTGHRLATRLAGLLREHPRRDALTLRFDHRVEALTEAAGRVSGCIGVMTGETERPFTATADCVVVAAGGINGCLERVRRHWHADWGRPPETILNGSHRFADGRLHDAVEAVGGVVSGLDRMWNYAAGIRHWRPRKPDHGLSLVPPKSALWLNWRGERIGPAPLVGGFDTRELVTRICGQERAWSWQLLNQRIALKELAISGAEFNPSLRERSAAGFLRDTLLGNRWLVREVIENSPDTVTAATLPELVEKMNALQGDGAVDLAAVRAAAERYDAEIARGPALHNDRQLRRIAHLRRWRGDRMRTCAFQPILDPAAGPLIAIREFIISRKSLGGIRTDLDSRVLDAGDQPVPGLYAVGEAAGFGGGGMNGLRSLEGTFLGGCIYGARRAARSIAGRT, from the coding sequence ATGCAGCAGTATCGTAGCGATGTTCTGGTGATCGGGGGTGGTCTGGCCGGCATCGTCACGGCCCTGGAACTGCTGTCGGCGGGGCGCAGCGTCACCCTGCTGGACCGCGACAGGAAAGACGCCTTCGGCGGGCAGGCGAAGGAGAGCTTCGGCGGCATCCTGCTGGTGGGAACGCCCGAGCAGCGCCGCACCGGCATCCGCGACACCCCGGACCTGGCGCTGCGCGACTGGCTCTCCTTCGGGGCGTTCGGCCGCGAAGCCGAGGCCGAACGCTGGCCCCGGCGCTGGGCCGAAGCCTATGTCCACGAGAGCGAGGGGGAGATCTACCGCTGGCTCAGGGCGCGGGACATCGGCTTCCTGCCGGTGCCGCTCTGGGTCGAGCGGGGCGAGCAGGGCGACGGCAACTCGGTCCCGCGCTGGCACGTCACCTGGGGGACCGGGCACCGGCTGGCGACGCGGCTGGCCGGCCTGCTGCGGGAGCATCCGCGGCGCGACGCCCTGACCCTGCGCTTCGATCACCGGGTCGAGGCGCTGACGGAGGCGGCGGGCCGCGTCAGCGGCTGCATCGGCGTCATGACGGGGGAGACGGAGCGGCCCTTCACCGCCACGGCCGACTGCGTCGTGGTGGCCGCGGGCGGCATCAACGGCTGCCTGGAGCGGGTGCGCCGGCACTGGCACGCCGACTGGGGCCGGCCGCCGGAGACGATCCTGAACGGCTCCCACCGCTTCGCCGACGGCCGCCTGCACGATGCCGTGGAGGCCGTCGGCGGGGTCGTCTCCGGTCTGGACCGGATGTGGAACTATGCCGCCGGCATCCGCCACTGGCGCCCGCGCAAGCCCGATCACGGCCTGTCGCTGGTGCCGCCGAAATCGGCGCTCTGGCTGAACTGGCGGGGCGAGCGGATCGGACCGGCGCCCCTGGTCGGCGGCTTCGACACGCGTGAGCTGGTCACCCGCATCTGCGGGCAGGAGCGGGCCTGGTCCTGGCAGCTTCTGAACCAGCGCATCGCCTTGAAGGAGCTTGCCATCTCCGGTGCGGAGTTCAATCCGTCGCTGCGGGAGCGCAGCGCGGCCGGCTTCCTGCGCGACACCCTGTTGGGCAACCGCTGGCTGGTCCGCGAGGTGATCGAGAACAGCCCGGACACCGTCACCGCGGCGACCCTGCCCGAACTGGTGGAGAAGATGAACGCGCTCCAGGGCGACGGCGCCGTGGACCTCGCCGCCGTGCGTGCGGCGGCGGAGCGCTACGACGCGGAGATCGCCCGCGGGCCCGCCCTGCACAACGACCGGCAGCTCCGGCGCATCGCCCATCTGCGGCGCTGGCGCGGCGACCGGATGCGCACCTGCGCCTTCCAGCCGATCCTCGATCCCGCGGCCGGCCCCCTGATCGCCATCCGCGAGTTCATCATCAGCCGCAAGAGCCTGGGCGGCATCCGCACCGATCTGGACAGCCGCGTGCTGGATGCGGGCGACCAGCCGGTGCCCGGCCTCTACGCGGTGGGGGAGGCCGCCGGCTTCGGCGGGGGCGGCATGAACGGCCTGCGCTCGCTGGAGGGCACGTTCCTGGGCGGCTGCATCTACGGCGCCCGGCGCGCCGCCCGGTCCATCGCCGGCCGGACCTGA
- a CDS encoding APH(3') family aminoglycoside O-phosphotransferase produces the protein MPEPPAGWRERLEGYAWTRPSGGCSDAAVFRLDAPGRPVLYVKTEPAEPLAELPGEIARLRWLAGQGIPCPAVLQATEEAGRHWLLMSALPGHVLEEAPDLDTGRRVALYAGALRTLHALDIAACPFDQRIDGQIALAAARVAAGLVDEEDFDEVRQGRSAADLLAELRARRPAREDLVVTHGDACPDNLMTDGGRFAGFIDCGRLGVADRHQDLALACRSIADCWGEAWIAPFLAHYGRPADPDRLDCYCLLDEFF, from the coding sequence ATGCCGGAGCCGCCGGCCGGCTGGCGGGAGCGGCTGGAAGGCTACGCCTGGACCCGGCCCTCCGGCGGTTGCTCCGACGCGGCGGTGTTCCGGCTGGACGCGCCCGGACGACCGGTCCTGTACGTCAAGACGGAACCCGCGGAGCCTCTTGCGGAGTTGCCGGGAGAGATCGCCCGGCTGCGCTGGCTGGCCGGGCAGGGCATTCCCTGTCCGGCGGTGCTGCAGGCCACGGAAGAGGCGGGGCGGCACTGGCTTCTGATGTCGGCCCTGCCGGGCCATGTCCTGGAGGAAGCGCCGGACCTCGACACCGGGCGCCGCGTTGCCCTTTATGCCGGAGCCCTCCGCACCCTGCACGCGCTGGACATCGCCGCCTGCCCCTTCGACCAGCGGATCGACGGGCAGATCGCGCTGGCCGCGGCGCGGGTCGCCGCCGGTCTGGTGGACGAGGAGGATTTCGACGAGGTGCGGCAGGGCCGGAGCGCGGCCGATCTCCTGGCAGAGCTGCGGGCACGGCGTCCCGCGCGGGAGGATCTGGTCGTGACGCATGGCGACGCCTGCCCGGACAATCTCATGACTGATGGCGGGCGCTTCGCCGGCTTCATCGACTGCGGCCGGCTGGGGGTGGCCGACCGCCACCAGGACCTTGCCCTGGCCTGCCGCAGCATCGCGGACTGCTGGGGCGAGGCCTGGATCGCCCCCTTCCTGGCGCACTATGGTCGTCCGGCCGATCCCGACCGCCTGGACTGCTACTGCCTGCTCGACGAATTCTTCTGA
- a CDS encoding LysR family transcriptional regulator, with the protein MHLTLQQLRLFEAVARHRSFTRAAEELHLTQPAVSIQIRRLEENAGTPLIEHLGKRFFLTPAGEAMYATACDVLTRLRSLDDELDELADTLRGPLRLAVATTAKYFTPHLLGRFVADHPAVVPRLVVTNRARLIQRLGENLDDFVIMGQVPDDLPLVAHPIIENRLVVVAHPHHPGADQAGLALPDLAGERWLMREPGSGTRTSFERELAGQGLTIEPYMELGSTEAIKQAVMAGLGLSVLPMHSIELELAAHRLVILDIAGFPLCRRWNAVHLQGKTLSRAARSFLQFLKETAEAPSGTIPAALHPLPA; encoded by the coding sequence ATGCACCTGACCCTTCAGCAGCTCCGCCTGTTCGAGGCGGTGGCGAGGCACCGGAGCTTCACCCGTGCCGCGGAAGAACTGCACCTGACCCAGCCGGCGGTCTCCATCCAGATCCGCCGGCTGGAGGAGAATGCCGGGACGCCCCTGATCGAGCATCTGGGCAAGCGCTTCTTCCTGACCCCGGCGGGGGAGGCGATGTACGCCACCGCCTGCGACGTCCTGACACGGCTGAGGTCGCTGGACGACGAACTGGACGAACTGGCCGACACGCTGCGCGGTCCGCTGCGGCTGGCCGTGGCGACGACGGCCAAGTATTTCACGCCGCATCTGCTGGGCCGCTTCGTGGCGGACCATCCGGCGGTGGTGCCGCGGCTGGTCGTCACGAACCGGGCGCGGCTGATCCAGCGGCTGGGCGAGAACCTGGACGATTTCGTCATCATGGGGCAGGTGCCCGACGACCTGCCCCTGGTCGCGCACCCGATCATCGAGAACCGGCTTGTCGTGGTCGCGCACCCGCACCATCCCGGCGCGGACCAGGCGGGTCTCGCCCTGCCGGACCTGGCCGGGGAGCGCTGGCTGATGCGCGAACCGGGGTCCGGCACGCGCACCTCCTTCGAGCGGGAACTGGCGGGGCAGGGCCTGACCATCGAGCCCTACATGGAACTGGGCAGCACCGAGGCGATCAAGCAGGCGGTGATGGCGGGGCTGGGCCTGTCGGTGCTGCCGATGCACAGCATCGAACTGGAACTGGCGGCGCACCGGCTGGTGATCCTGGACATCGCCGGCTTCCCGCTGTGCCGCCGCTGGAATGCCGTCCATCTCCAGGGCAAGACGCTGTCCCGCGCGGCGCGGAGCTTCCTCCAGTTCCTGAAGGAGACGGCGGAAGCGCCGTCGGGCACCATTCCGGCCGCGCTGCATCCGCTGCCGGCCTGA